Proteins encoded in a region of the Bacteroidota bacterium genome:
- the hemG gene encoding protoporphyrinogen oxidase has protein sequence MKTLIIGGAGLTGLSAAWFYRQKFPDHRIILTDPDSQPGGNLRSEWRGEFLFEYGPRGVLKNAHAFFHLLHSSGAWDKLKPGRKTASIRFLWYKGRMHQLGGNPLAMLTNIELLKLIPALLRETSVPPGQLEDESIYDFFSRRIGQAATDFLVDGFITGVWAGDSRQLSIRSAFPTIWAAEKAAGSIRKGLKATRDQRKADQLKQLSDFPHPDPGPARFFSLRDGIQSIASHLITAARLQFHPNSTISEITPAGSQSEVTLADGTVLMADQVVLTGKATSTASVVEHLNPTLAGLLRSVTYAPVTVVNLGYPSIRKPASGFGFLIPSAEKSTILGIIYNSGTFEGVAPPGGACFTVMFGGAHHPTIGQRSDADLISMAREAMSGYLGIQETPTELGIRRWESAIPQYRVGHDLLIDRIRQEAISLKGIHLLGNWSGGIGVNDCVASAARWARSL, from the coding sequence ATGAAAACGCTGATTATTGGTGGTGCCGGTCTCACCGGCTTGTCTGCTGCCTGGTTTTACCGGCAGAAATTTCCTGATCACCGCATTATTCTGACCGATCCGGATTCCCAGCCCGGAGGCAACCTGCGCTCGGAATGGCGCGGAGAGTTCCTGTTCGAATATGGTCCCCGCGGCGTTCTGAAAAACGCCCATGCCTTTTTCCATCTGCTTCACTCGTCAGGTGCCTGGGACAAACTGAAACCCGGCCGTAAAACAGCCTCCATCCGGTTTCTGTGGTATAAGGGACGCATGCATCAGCTTGGTGGCAATCCGCTTGCCATGCTCACCAACATCGAGCTGCTGAAACTGATCCCTGCCCTGTTGCGGGAAACATCCGTTCCTCCCGGGCAACTGGAAGATGAGAGCATTTACGATTTTTTCTCCCGCCGGATCGGACAGGCTGCCACTGATTTTCTGGTGGATGGTTTTATCACGGGTGTCTGGGCCGGTGATTCCCGGCAGCTTTCCATCCGCTCCGCTTTCCCAACCATCTGGGCAGCGGAAAAGGCAGCCGGATCCATCCGGAAAGGACTTAAAGCCACCCGCGACCAGCGGAAGGCCGATCAGTTGAAACAACTATCCGATTTTCCTCACCCGGACCCCGGTCCTGCCCGTTTTTTCTCTTTAAGGGATGGGATTCAATCCATAGCCTCTCACCTGATCACCGCAGCCCGGCTGCAATTCCACCCCAATTCCACCATTTCTGAAATCACACCGGCAGGGTCCCAGTCCGAAGTGACACTGGCCGACGGAACGGTCCTTATGGCCGATCAGGTGGTTTTAACAGGAAAGGCAACTTCCACAGCCTCCGTCGTGGAACATCTGAATCCCACACTGGCCGGACTGCTCCGATCGGTCACCTATGCACCGGTCACTGTGGTGAATCTGGGTTATCCATCCATCAGAAAACCTGCTTCCGGATTCGGGTTCCTCATCCCTTCTGCCGAGAAATCCACCATCCTTGGGATCATTTACAATTCAGGAACATTTGAAGGAGTCGCTCCCCCGGGAGGGGCCTGCTTCACCGTCATGTTTGGTGGTGCTCACCACCCCACCATTGGTCAGCGATCGGACGCTGATCTGATTTCCATGGCCCGCGAGGCCATGTCGGGTTATCTGGGCATACAGGAAACTCCGACCGAACTGGGAATCCGCCGATGGGAATCGGCCATTCCGCAATACCGGGTGGGTCACGACCTGCTGATCGACCGGATCCGACAGGAAGCCATCAGCCTGAAAGGCATCCATCTTCTGGGAAACTGGTCGGGGGGAATCGGTGTTAATGATTGTGTGGCATCTGCAGCTCGCTGGGCGCGTTCGCTCTGA
- the arfB gene encoding aminoacyl-tRNA hydrolase, protein MIGSSLISGFMLLTDEQRAGILKECRFRTSRSGGPGGQNVNKVETRVLLWWNPATSGWIGEDVRDRMKSRYGNRLDTEGELVLQSDRYSSQLKNREDVINRLYHLIETVLVPPIRRKATRPTRQSVEDRISRKQRRSDVKKQRKPVKGTEQEP, encoded by the coding sequence ATGATCGGATCATCGCTAATTTCCGGTTTTATGTTGCTAACAGATGAACAACGGGCTGGTATCCTGAAGGAGTGCCGGTTCCGCACCTCACGGTCAGGCGGACCCGGCGGGCAGAACGTGAACAAGGTCGAAACCCGTGTACTTCTGTGGTGGAATCCGGCCACTTCCGGCTGGATTGGTGAGGATGTCAGGGACCGGATGAAGTCGAGATATGGGAACCGGCTGGATACAGAGGGCGAACTGGTCCTCCAGTCAGACCGGTACAGTTCTCAGTTGAAAAATCGTGAAGATGTGATCAACCGTCTGTATCACCTGATCGAAACGGTGCTGGTACCGCCCATCCGGCGGAAAGCCACCCGTCCGACCCGGCAGTCAGTGGAAGACAGGATCAGCCGGAAGCAACGGCGGTCCGATGTGAAAAAACAAAGAAAACCCGTTAAGGGAACAGAACAGGAGCCCTGA
- a CDS encoding hemerythrin domain-containing protein — MPNTKLQVLRGDHEHCLVLTDFLKRALSETDLHKHSELVQDFLMKWQSDLDEHFKKEESVLLPAYARYASIDDPDFILLFLQHADIRRLVYELAEKNDSGIRADDTIQELIQAMVQHVDHEESVLLPKMESTIPEERLRAVVAQLTKW, encoded by the coding sequence ATGCCCAACACGAAACTCCAGGTTTTGCGCGGCGACCATGAACATTGTCTGGTGCTGACCGATTTTCTTAAACGCGCACTCAGTGAAACAGACCTGCATAAGCATTCCGAATTGGTTCAGGATTTCCTGATGAAATGGCAATCCGACCTGGACGAACATTTCAAAAAGGAAGAGTCGGTTCTGCTGCCCGCCTATGCCCGCTATGCGTCGATCGATGACCCCGATTTTATTCTTCTGTTCCTCCAGCATGCCGATATCAGACGATTGGTGTATGAACTGGCCGAAAAGAATGACAGTGGAATCCGGGCTGATGATACCATTCAGGAACTGATTCAGGCCATGGTTCAACATGTCGATCATGAGGAATCGGTTTTGTTGCCCAAAATGGAAAGTACCATCCCCGAAGAACGGTTGCGTGCTGTAGTGGCCCAACTGACCAAGTGGTAA
- a CDS encoding FAD-binding oxidoreductase, which yields MSDPARPDWLSPLTHLLSPSRVSIRLSDRMARSGDASIYRLLPSAVLFPSDPVQLAGILTLAARYRMHYTFRTAGTSLSGQSVTDGWLIDLTRGWDRISVEKNGLEVTVQPGITGEAVNRRLKPAGRKIGPDPASIQSAMMGGILANNASGMCCGVHQNAYHTLISLSAVLPDGRLFDSASGRIPADIAHGLLVIQRDVLSNPSLCDQIRKSYRIKNTLGYSLNAFLDAKNPADLLARLFIGSEGTLGAITSATLATVPEPVHRLTALFLTDSIGEAAGLVHQLGTLNPLAVELMDGSCLPVFGSVPYPWAAAFETAGRQQALILAEWGSDNQEELAALSGAIGGLYQPLILTADSVERHQIWKLRKGLFPSVGAARKAGTSVIIEDVAVPPDQFAPFNTRLRQLLDECGFDGAVLFGHARDGNLHFVISADFGSAAIVDRYRHLMERLVDLVLLHNGSLKAEHGTGRNMAPFLETAWGPDATRIMKRVKDLLDPQGLCNPGVIFSEDADIHLKHLKSIPSVDPIIDSCMECGFCEPVCPSRTLSLSPRQRIAVLRHSVLYPESEKELMREFQWSGLDTCATDGLCAPACPVGIDTGLMMKKLRNRHQSSWSRLAARLIQPRFRLAEQMVRNGVALLSNLQPAGPSGRPTRPLTGFDWQPGKRADPVTPNSPQVVWFQTCISSSVGGYPGRRPLAGVIPDLFSKAGIDLLIPDSAGFCCGMPFLSKGFASEGKHTWESAIRFLFTASQNGRLPVFCENSPCAHTLQTIPAGADPVVISMHEQMKIMGSETAIRDILLPRLNVQPLTSPVYIHPVCSVQKSGTVPVLSEVASRLAPVVNDLTVPGCCGMAGDRGILVPDLPASAQASMAREVTAAGNPPVFSTSRTCELSLSSTLNQPVFSVWHLLEEVVK from the coding sequence TTGTCCGATCCGGCCCGGCCTGACTGGCTGTCCCCCCTGACCCATCTGCTTTCACCTTCACGGGTATCCATCAGACTTTCCGACCGGATGGCCCGGTCGGGCGATGCAAGTATCTATAGACTGCTGCCATCAGCGGTCCTCTTTCCTTCCGATCCGGTTCAACTGGCCGGAATCCTTACGCTCGCAGCCCGTTACCGGATGCATTACACCTTCCGTACTGCAGGAACCAGTCTTTCCGGTCAGTCGGTTACCGATGGATGGCTGATTGACCTGACCCGTGGCTGGGACCGGATATCCGTTGAAAAAAATGGCCTTGAGGTCACTGTTCAGCCAGGAATCACCGGCGAGGCCGTGAACCGGCGACTCAAACCAGCCGGTCGGAAGATTGGCCCTGATCCGGCTTCGATTCAGTCCGCCATGATGGGTGGCATTCTTGCAAATAATGCATCGGGAATGTGTTGCGGCGTTCATCAGAATGCCTATCATACATTGATCTCGCTGTCTGCTGTGCTTCCCGATGGAAGGCTTTTTGACTCGGCCTCTGGCCGGATTCCGGCAGACATTGCTCATGGTTTGCTGGTTATTCAGCGGGATGTTCTGTCAAATCCGTCGCTCTGTGACCAGATCAGGAAATCCTACCGGATTAAAAACACGCTTGGCTATTCACTAAATGCTTTTTTGGATGCCAAAAATCCGGCCGATCTGCTGGCCCGGTTGTTCATTGGGTCCGAAGGAACGCTGGGTGCCATCACGTCTGCCACGCTGGCAACAGTCCCTGAACCGGTTCACCGTCTGACGGCCCTTTTTCTTACCGATTCCATCGGGGAGGCGGCTGGTCTTGTTCATCAGCTCGGGACACTGAATCCGCTGGCAGTTGAACTGATGGATGGGTCATGTCTGCCTGTTTTCGGGTCGGTTCCGTACCCATGGGCGGCGGCTTTTGAAACGGCCGGCCGCCAGCAAGCCCTGATTCTGGCAGAATGGGGAAGTGACAACCAGGAGGAGCTGGCCGCTTTATCCGGTGCCATTGGTGGCCTTTATCAGCCCCTTATCCTGACGGCCGATTCCGTGGAACGGCATCAGATCTGGAAATTGAGAAAGGGCCTGTTTCCTTCTGTTGGTGCTGCCAGAAAAGCCGGAACCAGTGTCATCATCGAGGATGTGGCTGTTCCACCCGATCAGTTCGCACCATTTAACACCCGGCTCCGCCAATTGCTGGATGAATGCGGCTTTGACGGGGCGGTTCTGTTCGGTCATGCACGTGATGGGAATCTTCATTTTGTGATTTCCGCCGATTTCGGATCCGCAGCCATTGTGGACAGGTACCGGCACCTGATGGAACGGTTGGTGGACCTGGTTCTTCTTCATAACGGTTCTCTGAAGGCCGAACATGGAACCGGCCGTAACATGGCCCCTTTTCTTGAAACCGCCTGGGGACCCGATGCAACCAGAATCATGAAACGGGTGAAAGATCTGCTGGATCCGCAGGGACTCTGTAATCCCGGTGTGATTTTTTCGGAAGATGCCGACATCCATCTGAAGCATCTGAAATCCATTCCCTCTGTTGATCCGATCATTGATTCATGTATGGAATGCGGGTTCTGTGAGCCGGTTTGTCCCAGCCGGACGCTGAGCCTTTCTCCTCGTCAGCGGATTGCCGTTCTCCGTCATTCGGTCCTTTACCCGGAATCGGAAAAGGAGCTGATGAGGGAATTTCAATGGTCCGGACTGGATACCTGTGCCACCGATGGATTGTGTGCACCCGCCTGTCCGGTTGGAATCGATACCGGCCTGATGATGAAAAAACTTCGGAATCGTCATCAGTCTTCCTGGAGCCGGCTGGCTGCCCGTCTGATTCAACCCCGTTTCCGGCTGGCGGAACAGATGGTGAGAAACGGCGTGGCCCTGCTTTCCAACCTTCAGCCAGCTGGTCCTTCGGGCCGGCCAACCAGACCCCTGACCGGATTCGACTGGCAACCCGGGAAACGGGCTGACCCGGTGACACCCAATTCTCCGCAGGTCGTCTGGTTTCAGACCTGTATCAGTTCATCGGTTGGCGGCTATCCCGGCAGACGGCCGCTGGCCGGGGTGATCCCTGATTTGTTTTCAAAGGCTGGGATTGATTTACTGATCCCCGATTCGGCTGGTTTCTGTTGCGGAATGCCTTTTCTGTCGAAGGGTTTTGCCAGCGAGGGAAAACACACATGGGAATCAGCCATCCGGTTTCTGTTCACAGCCAGCCAGAATGGCCGGCTGCCGGTTTTTTGCGAAAACAGTCCCTGTGCCCATACCCTTCAAACCATTCCGGCAGGTGCCGATCCGGTGGTGATCTCCATGCACGAACAAATGAAAATCATGGGATCGGAAACCGCCATCCGCGATATCCTGCTTCCCCGGCTGAATGTTCAGCCCCTGACTTCGCCGGTATACATTCATCCCGTCTGCTCGGTTCAGAAATCGGGCACGGTTCCGGTTTTAAGTGAAGTGGCCAGCCGGCTGGCCCCCGTTGTCAATGATCTGACCGTTCCCGGATGCTGCGGAATGGCTGGTGACCGTGGAATCCTTGTTCCCGACCTGCCTGCCTCTGCACAGGCCTCCATGGCCCGTGAAGTAACCGCTGCAGGTAATCCGCCGGTTTTCAGTACAAGCCGTACGTGTGAACTGTCACTCAGTTCCACCCTGAATCAACCGGTTTTTTCGGTCTGGCATCTTCTGGAAGAGGTGGTGAAATGA
- a CDS encoding glycosyltransferase translates to MKKAGPFVVLGPAASTFVQDDIRLLKRLSAVTVISTETFGKSVPESVLCVWRACLSAFTHRTLWIWFADFYSFLPALIFRLLGRRVIVIAGGFDVACFPELGHGAWIRWDRRFAVKWTFRMATDIWPVSSYADRLLRQQMPDVKTSVLYLGVDPSGWQGADSDEFRQPHTVLGVGFASGKRGIAVKGLDRFIGLARENPDYQFIWIGTDPAAFKEQDLPLNIQLIGSVQGAGLAGFYQMAAWYVQPSRVETFGKAAVEALLHGCTVIYSPETALNEVVGDAGYPVAESDWHRFHFADHALLPLALCRKRAALWTVDRREESIHKRLEGQV, encoded by the coding sequence ATGAAAAAGGCAGGTCCCTTTGTCGTTTTAGGTCCGGCTGCTTCCACCTTTGTTCAGGATGATATCCGACTGTTGAAGCGGCTGTCTGCTGTTACTGTCATCAGCACCGAGACTTTTGGGAAATCGGTACCTGAATCGGTCCTTTGTGTCTGGCGAGCCTGTCTGTCGGCATTTACCCACCGGACCCTGTGGATCTGGTTTGCCGATTTTTACAGTTTTCTTCCGGCTCTGATTTTCCGGCTGCTCGGGAGACGGGTCATTGTGATTGCCGGAGGTTTTGATGTGGCCTGTTTTCCCGAACTCGGACATGGCGCCTGGATTCGGTGGGACCGGCGGTTTGCGGTGAAATGGACGTTCCGGATGGCCACCGATATCTGGCCGGTTTCCTCCTATGCCGATAGGTTGCTCCGACAGCAAATGCCTGATGTGAAAACTTCGGTTTTGTATTTGGGCGTGGATCCATCGGGGTGGCAGGGTGCAGACTCGGATGAATTCAGGCAGCCGCATACGGTGCTTGGTGTCGGATTCGCTTCCGGGAAACGTGGCATCGCGGTGAAAGGACTGGACCGGTTTATCGGTCTTGCACGTGAAAATCCGGACTACCAGTTCATCTGGATCGGAACCGATCCCGCTGCGTTCAAAGAACAGGATTTGCCATTGAATATTCAGCTGATCGGGTCGGTTCAAGGGGCCGGCCTGGCCGGATTTTACCAGATGGCCGCCTGGTATGTACAACCCTCACGCGTTGAAACATTCGGCAAGGCAGCAGTTGAGGCTCTTTTACATGGATGCACCGTTATATACTCTCCCGAAACGGCTCTGAATGAAGTGGTGGGTGATGCCGGATACCCGGTCGCTGAATCCGATTGGCACCGTTTTCATTTCGCTGATCATGCTTTACTTCCGCTGGCCCTTTGCAGAAAACGGGCCGCCCTCTGGACCGTCGATCGCCGCGAGGAAAGCATTCATAAACGACTGGAAGGACAGGTATGA
- a CDS encoding glycosyltransferase family 2 protein, giving the protein MTDRSPLGSWALIVLTWKNVEDTLACIRSIFASGPVPAAIWLVDNGSGSEITHPLIDGLAGLDPVIHRPVIRNGRYQGLEPGPVTGFHLFLHQENEGFAGGNNPAIRLGLDHGFEQIQILNNDTVVPAGFFGQLQGTVMKHPQIPVWTPVILYHDRPDLIWNAGGFLTWWGDRRYLGAKKPRTDFPAEGYQPVTFITGCCLLATGKVWALNDGLSDRFFFGEEDYHFSMMLKANQIIAAVDWSSSLQHKVSVSVKRETGRIGLGMMAIHHLNRLVNMAQWKSGFSYRIWKGFYLGYAAFLVWWKRWFPLPVMIRFLRFLLKESANRQSVTRDDFLRIRSLTFLKD; this is encoded by the coding sequence ATGACAGACAGGTCACCGCTGGGCTCCTGGGCTCTCATTGTCCTGACCTGGAAAAATGTCGAGGATACGCTGGCCTGTATCCGCAGTATCTTTGCATCCGGTCCGGTTCCCGCAGCCATCTGGCTGGTTGATAACGGGTCTGGTTCCGAAATCACCCACCCATTAATTGACGGACTTGCCGGTCTGGACCCGGTTATTCACCGGCCAGTGATCAGAAATGGCCGCTATCAGGGTTTGGAACCGGGCCCGGTTACCGGGTTTCATCTGTTCCTTCACCAGGAGAACGAGGGATTTGCCGGCGGAAACAATCCGGCCATCCGTTTGGGTCTTGATCATGGATTTGAGCAGATCCAGATTCTGAACAATGATACTGTGGTTCCGGCCGGATTTTTCGGGCAATTACAGGGTACGGTTATGAAACATCCCCAGATCCCGGTCTGGACTCCGGTCATCCTGTATCACGACCGGCCGGATCTGATCTGGAATGCAGGCGGATTTCTGACGTGGTGGGGAGACCGCCGTTATCTCGGAGCAAAGAAGCCCAGAACGGACTTTCCGGCTGAAGGCTACCAACCTGTTACTTTTATCACTGGTTGTTGCCTGCTTGCCACTGGCAAGGTCTGGGCACTGAATGACGGTCTGTCGGACCGGTTTTTTTTCGGCGAGGAGGACTATCATTTTTCCATGATGCTGAAGGCAAACCAGATCATTGCCGCGGTGGATTGGTCCTCTTCCCTGCAGCACAAAGTGAGTGTGTCGGTTAAAAGGGAAACAGGGAGGATCGGATTGGGGATGATGGCTATTCATCACCTGAACCGGTTGGTGAACATGGCTCAGTGGAAATCTGGATTTTCCTACCGGATATGGAAAGGATTTTATCTTGGCTATGCCGCCTTCCTGGTCTGGTGGAAACGATGGTTTCCTTTACCTGTGATGATTCGTTTTCTCCGGTTTTTACTGAAAGAGTCGGCCAACCGGCAATCGGTCACCCGCGACGATTTTTTGCGGATCCGGTCTCTGACATTTTTAAAAGATTGA
- a CDS encoding class I SAM-dependent methyltransferase, whose product MSANTIAGMHREKAPDTYFSNTNQNLVDHFPDKPGRILDIGCAEGRLGEAIIAQKHPEHYTGIEVVPDVAESAKTRLHEVLTGEAEHWLPTLPDHSYDWIILADSLEHTIDPWGVMKQVNRLLKPGGQLLVSIPNVRNLGVIQDLMVGGKWTYRPFGIMDQGHLRFFTRSSILKLLTDEGFSIRQCYSNPRNRWKKLFGKFISRLLSLLILQPGAYEEFITVQWIIIAEKTR is encoded by the coding sequence ATGTCTGCCAATACCATTGCCGGGATGCATCGCGAAAAGGCACCCGACACCTATTTTTCGAATACCAATCAGAATCTGGTTGATCACTTCCCCGACAAACCAGGCCGAATACTCGATATTGGCTGTGCGGAAGGAAGGTTGGGTGAAGCCATTATTGCCCAGAAACACCCCGAACATTACACCGGAATCGAAGTGGTTCCCGATGTGGCCGAAAGCGCCAAAACCCGCTTGCATGAAGTGCTGACCGGGGAAGCAGAACATTGGCTTCCCACCCTGCCAGATCACTCCTATGACTGGATTATTCTGGCTGATTCACTGGAACATACCATCGATCCCTGGGGGGTGATGAAGCAGGTCAACCGGCTGCTCAAACCCGGCGGACAGTTACTCGTCAGCATCCCCAATGTGCGGAATCTGGGAGTGATTCAGGACCTGATGGTAGGAGGGAAGTGGACCTACCGCCCCTTTGGAATCATGGATCAGGGGCATCTTCGCTTTTTTACCCGCTCATCAATTCTGAAACTCCTCACCGATGAGGGATTCTCCATCCGGCAGTGTTACTCGAATCCGAGAAACCGCTGGAAAAAATTATTTGGTAAATTCATCTCACGGTTGTTGTCACTTCTTATTCTGCAACCAGGTGCCTATGAGGAATTCATCACGGTCCAATGGATCATCATCGCTGAAAAAACCCGCTGA
- a CDS encoding oligosaccharide flippase family protein: protein MTRLRRLGLSIMTNFMAQGLSLVLGVVALPVYIRILGETGYGVYSFLLILINYLGFLDLGLNGGIVRFVAEAVTRRDSDRIRRLTGTISRIYLVTGGTGALFLLAGSDWMVRHFLNDIPADLLPGAVLYFQLGAVAFLLNLYNIFLSGLLTAAQKQYLSNSVRFGGDSLRYLAGIGILLAGGGLVGLAMTNLVVNSCVLAVLFGLSRRELGTFSLFRPFDRGLFREVFSYSAFLMASTIVGVLAVQVNQLVVGYLLPVAALAWYAGSFDTAGKLWLIPKNVLAPVFPLWTEMKAKGEKEKITQILDHSVRFILLVAWLPSLLLLIDADVVLSLWISPGFSDGAAPVFRLILAGVLINSAFYAATPLAYAFDLPATITRFQIGQAILNLAGCFLLIPLYGIAGAGLAFLLSQVVIGPLVLGSVLRKTGLISLTRYLKTTVLPPVLAGLAAGGTGWLLKVLSGDDWWTAAWRMGVVSVIFLMIADRWVITRDDRMYIGRYTPLGKWFPKKFPR, encoded by the coding sequence ATGACCCGTCTCCGCCGGTTAGGCCTTTCCATCATGACCAATTTTATGGCGCAGGGACTTTCCCTTGTCCTTGGCGTGGTGGCCTTGCCGGTGTACATCCGTATTCTGGGTGAGACAGGCTATGGGGTTTATTCCTTTCTGCTGATTCTGATCAACTATCTGGGATTTCTCGATCTCGGACTGAATGGGGGAATCGTGAGGTTTGTAGCGGAAGCCGTTACCCGACGGGATTCTGACCGCATCAGACGTCTGACCGGAACCATCAGCCGGATTTATCTGGTCACCGGCGGAACCGGTGCTCTGTTTCTGCTGGCCGGCTCTGATTGGATGGTCCGGCATTTTCTGAATGATATACCAGCCGATCTTCTGCCCGGTGCGGTGTTGTATTTCCAGCTGGGGGCCGTTGCCTTCCTACTGAATTTATATAACATTTTTTTGTCGGGTTTGCTCACGGCTGCTCAGAAACAATATCTGTCCAACTCGGTCCGGTTTGGGGGCGATAGTCTCCGCTATCTGGCCGGAATCGGAATTCTGCTCGCCGGTGGTGGATTGGTTGGTCTGGCCATGACCAATCTGGTTGTCAATTCGTGTGTGCTGGCTGTTTTGTTTGGGTTGTCCCGCCGGGAATTGGGCACGTTTTCACTGTTTCGTCCGTTTGATCGTGGTCTCTTCCGCGAGGTATTCTCCTACTCCGCTTTTCTGATGGCTTCCACCATAGTCGGGGTGCTGGCGGTTCAGGTCAACCAATTGGTGGTTGGTTATTTGCTTCCCGTGGCAGCCCTGGCGTGGTATGCCGGCAGTTTCGATACGGCGGGGAAACTCTGGCTGATTCCAAAGAATGTTCTGGCGCCTGTTTTTCCACTATGGACCGAAATGAAGGCAAAGGGAGAGAAGGAAAAAATCACACAAATTCTCGACCACTCGGTCCGGTTCATTTTACTGGTCGCCTGGCTTCCATCCCTTCTGCTCCTGATCGATGCCGATGTGGTTCTTTCTCTCTGGATCTCTCCTGGTTTTTCTGATGGAGCTGCGCCTGTTTTCCGGTTAATTCTGGCTGGCGTTCTGATCAATTCTGCGTTTTACGCTGCCACCCCTCTTGCCTATGCATTTGATTTGCCTGCAACGATCACCCGGTTTCAGATCGGTCAGGCCATCCTGAATCTGGCAGGATGTTTTCTGCTCATACCGCTATATGGCATTGCCGGGGCGGGTCTTGCCTTCCTGCTCAGTCAGGTGGTAATCGGACCACTGGTCCTGGGATCGGTACTCAGAAAAACCGGATTGATCAGCCTGACCAGATACCTGAAAACCACGGTCCTTCCCCCGGTCCTGGCGGGACTGGCTGCCGGAGGAACCGGCTGGTTGCTGAAAGTTCTATCGGGAGATGACTGGTGGACAGCCGCATGGCGGATGGGAGTGGTTTCGGTGATCTTCCTGATGATAGCGGACCGGTGGGTGATCACCCGGGATGACCGGATGTACATCGGCCGGTACACACCGTTGGGTAAATGGTTTCCGAAAAAGTTTCCCCGATGA
- a CDS encoding glycosyltransferase family 2 protein — protein sequence MKASVLCPTWGHAAYIGTCIESIQNQSWQNWELLILDDGSPDDTQAVVARYLSDSRIRYTRQDNQGGARLADHYNALLNLATGDFVTILEGDDYALPGLLEAHATGFMQGNHGVSFNQVIVDEGKTNWISPLAPATDEQKEEFRNEPVGRALNRLLKECFIPAQGASIRVDVLKKTGGFQSVPGLATADYPTWLKLAQVTRFHFIPEPLAVWRRHENQATKQKVVPLTEIMVPVLIQTLETLPEPLKPVVTLQLSDLKAFWDRRYVEIYYRAGKYKLMVGEWKAGRRYFTESLSRWPALMPATRLLSLAGWVLSWFRINMNLVSGLGHRLGKTRPAGR from the coding sequence ATGAAAGCCTCGGTTCTCTGTCCGACCTGGGGGCATGCTGCCTACATCGGTACCTGCATCGAATCCATACAAAACCAAAGCTGGCAGAACTGGGAATTGCTCATTCTCGATGACGGCTCTCCGGATGATACACAGGCTGTGGTGGCCAGGTACCTGTCCGATTCCAGAATCCGTTATACCCGTCAGGACAATCAGGGCGGAGCGCGTCTGGCTGACCATTACAATGCACTGCTGAATCTTGCAACCGGTGATTTTGTCACCATTCTGGAAGGAGATGATTATGCTTTGCCCGGCTTGCTGGAGGCACATGCCACCGGTTTCATGCAGGGAAATCATGGTGTTTCCTTTAACCAGGTGATTGTGGATGAGGGGAAAACCAATTGGATATCACCCCTGGCTCCTGCCACTGACGAGCAGAAGGAAGAATTCCGGAATGAACCTGTGGGCCGGGCGTTGAATCGTTTGCTGAAGGAATGCTTTATTCCCGCCCAGGGGGCTTCCATCCGGGTGGACGTCTTAAAAAAGACGGGCGGATTCCAGTCGGTTCCCGGTCTGGCAACGGCCGATTACCCCACCTGGCTGAAACTGGCTCAGGTGACCCGATTTCACTTTATTCCGGAACCGCTGGCCGTCTGGCGCCGGCATGAAAACCAGGCTACCAAACAGAAAGTCGTGCCTCTGACCGAAATCATGGTGCCGGTCCTTATCCAGACATTGGAAACACTGCCTGAGCCGTTGAAGCCGGTTGTCACGCTTCAACTGTCCGATCTGAAAGCTTTCTGGGACAGACGGTATGTGGAAATTTATTACCGGGCAGGGAAGTATAAGCTCATGGTGGGCGAATGGAAAGCCGGCCGTCGCTACTTCACCGAATCGCTTTCCCGATGGCCGGCCCTGATGCCGGCCACCCGCCTGCTGTCTCTTGCAGGCTGGGTGCTTTCCTGGTTCCGGATCAATATGAATCTGGTTTCCGGTCTTGGGCACCGGCTGGGGAAAACCCGGCCAGCCGGTCGCTGA